The Mercurialis annua linkage group LG2, ddMerAnnu1.2, whole genome shotgun sequence genome contains a region encoding:
- the LOC126670431 gene encoding heat shock 70 kDa protein 8 produces the protein MAEPQYIVASDSETTGEEKSSSPFPEIAIGIDIGTSQCSVAVWKGSQVELLKNTRNQKLMRSYVTFKDDTPSGGVSNQLTHEHEMLSGAAIFNMKRLIGRVDTDPVVHASRSLPFLLQTLDIGVRPVIAALVNNAWRSTTPEEVLAIYLVELRAMAEAQLKRPIRNVVLTVPVSFSRFQLTRIERSCAMAGLHVLRLMPEPTAVALLYAQQQQQAVHENMGSGSEKNALIFNMGAGYCDVAVTATAGGVSQIKSLAGAAIGGEDILQNTMEHLLPNSEGLFMSHGVNEIKAKGFLRVATQDAIHRLSSLTSIQIDVDLGNGTKICKVLDREEFEEVNQKVFEKCENLIKQSLHDSKVDVEDLTDVILVGGCSHIPKIRNLVKNICKKDELYDGMNPLEASVYGAALEGAVASGISDPFGNLDLLTIQATPLGIGIKADGNNFVPVIPRNTTMPARRELSFTTSNDNQTEALILVYEGEGQTVDDNHLLGYFKIVGIPPVPKGFPEINVCMDIDASNVLRVFAGVMMPGKERRPVAPFMEVRMPTVDDGHGWCAQALQKTYGSTLDLVQKKVQM, from the coding sequence ATGGCTGAACCGCAGTACATTGTAGCATCTGACAGCGAAACCACTGGGGAGGAGAAATCCTCGTCGCCTTTTCCTGAAATTGCCATTGGGATTGACATTGGTACTTCGCAATGTAGCGTGGCAGTTTGGAAAGGCTCCCAGGTAGAGCTTCTTAAGAATACTAGAAACCAGAAGTTGATGAGATCATATGTCACCTTCAAGGATGATACCCCCTCTGGTGGTGTCAGCAATCAACTGACCCATGAGCATGAAATGTTATCTGGTGCTGCAATCTTCAATATGAAACGCCTGATTGGCAGAGTGGATACCGATCCAGTTGTTCACGCAAGCAGAAGCCTTCCATTTTTGTTACAGACTTTGGACATCGGTGTTCGTCCCGTTATTGCGGCCTTGGTGAACAATGCTTGGCGATCAACGACCCCTGAAGAAGTTCTTGCGATATATTTGGTCGAATTACGGGCCATGGCTGAAGCTCAGCTCAAGCGACCAATCAGAAATGTTGTACTGACCGTTCCAGTGTCATTTAGTAGGTTCCAACTGACACGGATTGAACGATCTTGTGCCATGGCCGGCCTCCACGTCCTTAGGTTGATGCCTGAGCCAACAGCAGTGGCATTGTTATATGCCCAGCAGCAGCAGCAAGCTGTGCATGAGAATATGGGAAGTGGAAGCGAGAAGAACGCACTCATATTTAACATGGGTGCTGGTTATTGTGACGTGGCTGTGACTGCTACTGCTGGAGGGGTGTCGCAGATTAAATCCTTGGCAGGAGCTGCTATTGGAGGAGAAGACATTCTACAGAATACAATGGAACATCTGTTGCCAAATTCAGAGGGCCTTTTTATGAGTCACGGTGTCAATGAGATCAAAGCAAAGGGATTTCTTCGAGTTGCAACCCAAGATGCAATTCACAGGCTTTCCTCACTAACCAGTATCCAGATTGATGTCGATTTGGGAAATGGCACTAAAATATGCAAGGTCCTTGATCGAGAGGAATTTGAGGAAGTGAACCAGAAGGTGTTTGAAAAATGCGAAAATCTTATAAAGCAGTCTTTGCATGACTCAAAGGTAGACGTAGAGGACTTGACTGATGTGATACTCGTAGGCGGGTGTTCACACATCCCGAAGATAAGAAATCTTGTGAAGAACATATGTAAAAAGGATGAGCTCTATGATGGGATGAATCCATTGGAAGCTTCAGTCTACGGGGCAGCGCTTGAAGGCGCAGTGGCATCAGGAATCAGCGATCCATTTGGAAATTTGGATCTATTAACAATCCAAGCTACTCCTCTAGGAATCGGAATAAAAGCTGACGGAAACAACTTTGTTCCTGTCATACCTAGAAATACCACAATGCCTGCAAGAAGAGAACTATCTTTCACCACAAGTAACGATAACCAAACAGAAGCTCTGATCCTTGTTTACGAAGGTGAAGGACAGACAGTGGACGATAATCATTTGCTGGGATATTTCAAGATTGTCGGAATTCCTCCGGTACCCAAGGGATTTCCAGAAATCAATGTTTGTATGGATATTGATGCATCAAATGTGCTGAGAGTTTTTGCTGGAGTTATGATGCCGGGAAAGGAACGTCGTCCGGTGGCGCCTTTTATGGAAGTGAGAATGCCTACTGTTGATGATGGACATGGTTGGTGTGCTCAAGCGTTGCAAAAGACTTATGGTTCCACGCTTGACCTGGTGCAGAAGAAGGTGCAAATGTAA
- the LOC126666797 gene encoding uncharacterized protein LOC126666797 gives MGKKENNINEKVEAVLDILRKQSPLTVKQEKFCNNGCVERFLRSKGDNVKKAAKHLRTCLSWRESLGTEQLIADEFSAELADGVAYVAGHDEESRPVIIFRIKQDYQKFNSQKLFSRLVVFTLEVAIATMHKNVEQFVLLFDASFFRSGSAFMNLLLATLKIVAEYYPGRLYKSFVIDPPSLFSYLWKGVRPFVELSTVTMVVSSLDFEESLEFSDFSLYPRASSLRFDPSSIKSTAKMGSCSSSRFSFTVSHHFDSLKPWHLSLTDTSSSKVGPTTINSHSVLGPALISPLNARSYSFASPSVRTPLGTINGGGSCYSSYSKYSKKTLFPSTPLPQRVTASDPIKISHPRTPRPSFLQSPALFFKKECHVSKTDKSRESFLPFVKFYRRPYDEMVYRSKMRPPLGGLISIVSPQIRRRHMSVSQRF, from the exons ATGGGCAAGAAGGAAAATAATATTAACGAAAAAGTTGAAGCTGTTCTTGATATTCTAAGAAAACAATCGCCATTAACAGTTAAACAG GAGAAATTCTGTAACAATGGCTGTGTAGAACGGTTTCTAAGATCAAAAGGTGACAATGTCAAAAAAGCTGCTAAGCACTTAAGGACTTGTCTGTCATGGAGAGAAAGTTTAGGGACTG AACAATTAATAGCAGACGAATTCTCTGCTGAACTAGCTGATGGAGTTGCTTATGTAGCTGGTCATGACGAAGAATCTAGACCTGTTATT ATTTTTCGGATTAAACAAGATTATCAAAAGTTCAATTCACAAAAACT gTTTTCAAGACTGGTGGTTTTTACGCTAGAAGTTGCCATAGCCACAATGCACAAAAACGTTGAACAATTTGTTCTTCTTTTCGACGCAa GCTTTTTCAGATCAGGATCGGCTTTTATGAACTTGTTGCTGGCAACACTGAAAATTGTAGCGGAGTATTATCCAGGCAGGCTTTACAAGTCTTTTGTAATAGACCCACCTTCTCTCTTCTCCTATCTATGGAAG GGCGTCCGTCCGTTTGTTGAGCTATCAACGGTCACGATGGTCGTTTCATCGTTAGATTTTGAGGAATCACTAGAGTTCAGTGATTTTTCTTTGTATCCGCGAGCCTCATCCCTCAGATTCGACCCTTCGTCTATCAAATCAACGGCTAAGATGGGTTCATGCTCTTCCTCAAGATTTTCCTTCACTGTGTCTCACCATTTCGATTCACTTAAACCTTGGCACCTCAGCTTGACCGACACGTCATCATCAAAAGTTGGACCCACCACTATCAACAGCCACTCCGTTCTGGGCCCCGCTCTAATATCACCACTCAACGCCAGGTCATACTCTTTCGCATCACCGTCTGTAAGAACGCCACTTGGCACAATCAACGGCGGTGGTAGCTGCTACTCCTCTTACTCTAAGTACAGTAAGAAAACTCTGTTTCCATCAACCCCGTTGCCGCAGCGCGTGACCGCGAGTGACCCAATCAAAATCTCCCATCCGCGGACCCCACGGCCGTCTTTCCTCCAATCACCTGCTTTATTTTTCAAGAAGGAGTGCCACGTAAGCAAGACCGACAAGTCTCGAGAATCTTTCTTACCTTTCGTGAAGTTCTATAGGCGGCCGTACGATGAGATGGTTTATAGGTCAAAGATGCGGCCCCCACTAGGTGGACTCATCTCCATAGTCTCTCCTCAAATCAGACGTCGCCACATGTCAGTATCACAACGGTTCTAG